The following are encoded in a window of Rhizobium sp. 11515TR genomic DNA:
- a CDS encoding aldo/keto reductase yields the protein MKTRRLGKDLTVSAVGLGCMGMSFAYGTTDETESVKTLHRAVDLGVTFFDTAEVYGPFTNEELLGRTLKSVRDRVVIATKFGFKLDLTKSGPAAMIGVDSRPEHVKEVAEASLKRLGTDVIDLYYQHRVDPNVPIEDTVGAMAELVREGKVRALGLSEAGSATIRRAHAVHPIAAVQSEYSLWSRDPEEDVLATCRELGIGFVPYSPLGRGFLTGAIQKTEDLADDDFRRSLPRFQSENFDANAALVARLQSLAEEKGVTAAQLALAWVLHQGDDIVPIPGARKLHHLEQNAAAADIVLSAQEVKELGDIIKPEIVVGKRYTDAALALTNI from the coding sequence ATGAAAACCCGCAGGCTAGGTAAGGATCTCACCGTTTCCGCCGTTGGACTGGGCTGCATGGGCATGAGCTTTGCCTATGGCACCACCGACGAGACCGAATCCGTCAAGACGCTCCATCGCGCCGTCGATCTCGGCGTCACCTTTTTCGACACCGCCGAGGTCTACGGCCCCTTCACCAATGAGGAGCTGCTCGGCCGCACGCTGAAGTCCGTGCGTGACCGCGTTGTCATCGCCACCAAATTCGGTTTCAAGCTCGATCTCACGAAAAGTGGCCCGGCGGCGATGATCGGCGTCGACAGCCGGCCCGAGCATGTCAAGGAAGTCGCCGAAGCTTCCCTTAAGCGACTTGGCACGGATGTCATCGACCTCTACTACCAGCATCGCGTCGATCCGAATGTGCCGATCGAAGACACGGTCGGCGCCATGGCCGAGCTGGTGCGGGAGGGCAAGGTGCGGGCGCTCGGGCTTTCCGAAGCCGGCTCCGCCACGATCCGCCGCGCCCATGCCGTACATCCGATCGCCGCCGTGCAGAGCGAATATTCGCTTTGGAGCCGCGATCCGGAGGAAGACGTGCTCGCCACCTGCCGTGAACTTGGCATCGGCTTCGTGCCTTACAGCCCGCTCGGCCGCGGCTTCCTGACCGGGGCCATCCAAAAGACGGAGGATCTTGCCGACGACGACTTCCGCCGTTCGCTGCCGCGCTTCCAGAGCGAGAATTTCGATGCTAACGCGGCTCTGGTCGCCAGGTTGCAATCACTTGCCGAGGAAAAAGGCGTCACGGCGGCACAACTGGCGCTCGCATGGGTGCTGCATCAGGGCGACGACATCGTGCCGATCCCCGGCGCACGCAAGCTGCACCATCTCGAGCAGAACGCCGCGGCTGCCGATATCGTCCTTTCGGCACAGGAAGTGAAGGAGCTCGGCGATATCATCAAGCCCGAGATCGTCGTCGGAAAGCGGTATACGGATGCCGCGTTGGCCCTGACGAATATTTGA